A window of the Butyricimonas virosa genome harbors these coding sequences:
- a CDS encoding 3-phosphoglycerate dehydrogenase — MTKVLIATDKPFAPVAVNGIREIVEAQGYELVLLEKYTSQDELIAAVADVDAMIIRSDKATKEVIEAAKNLKVIVRAGAGYDNIDLAACTAHNVVAMNTPGQNSNAVAELAFGMMVYMARNFYNGKSGSELKGKKIGIHAYGNVGQNVGRIARGFGMEVYAFDPFMTDEQIKNAGATPLHSAEEMYKMCQYISLHIPATEQTKKSINYDLLKDMPKGAVLVNTARKEVIDEEGLAKLMEERADFHYITDIAPDCDCFSKFEGRFFATPKKMGAQTEEANVNAGLAAAHQIVNFIEKGDEKFRVNK; from the coding sequence ATGACTAAAGTATTAATTGCTACAGATAAACCGTTTGCTCCGGTTGCCGTTAACGGAATCAGAGAAATTGTAGAAGCTCAAGGATATGAGTTAGTTTTATTAGAAAAATATACTTCACAAGACGAGTTGATCGCTGCTGTTGCTGATGTTGACGCTATGATCATTCGTTCTGACAAAGCTACTAAAGAAGTAATCGAGGCTGCTAAGAATTTGAAAGTAATCGTTCGTGCCGGTGCTGGATACGATAACATCGACTTGGCTGCTTGTACTGCTCATAATGTAGTGGCGATGAACACTCCGGGACAAAATTCAAACGCTGTGGCCGAGTTGGCTTTCGGTATGATGGTTTACATGGCTCGTAACTTCTACAACGGGAAATCAGGTTCTGAGTTGAAAGGGAAGAAAATCGGTATCCATGCTTACGGAAACGTTGGACAAAATGTAGGACGTATCGCTCGTGGATTCGGTATGGAAGTTTACGCTTTCGACCCGTTCATGACGGACGAACAAATCAAAAATGCCGGTGCAACTCCGTTACATTCAGCTGAGGAAATGTACAAGATGTGTCAATACATCTCTTTGCACATTCCGGCAACAGAACAAACCAAGAAATCTATCAACTATGATTTGTTGAAAGACATGCCCAAGGGTGCAGTTTTGGTGAACACGGCTCGTAAGGAAGTTATCGATGAAGAAGGTTTGGCTAAATTGATGGAAGAAAGAGCTGACTTCCACTATATCACGGATATCGCACCGGATTGTGATTGCTTCAGCAAATTCGAAGGTCGTTTCTTCGCCACCCCGAAAAAGATGGGTGCTCAAACCGAAGAGGCTAATGTTAACGCGGGATTGGCTGCCGCTCACCAGATTGTGAATTTCATCGAGAAAGGTGACGAGAAATTCAGAGTAAACAAATAA
- a CDS encoding DUF1015 domain-containing protein: MAIVKPFKGLRTPSQEVCEELACLPYDVMNSEEAAQMAAGKPRSLLHVTRAEIDCPAGTDIHSETVYNKSVENFNMFQEKGWLVQDEEAKFYIYAQTMDGRTQYGIVGCAACEDYMNGIIKKHELTRPDKEEDRMILTRYVKANLEPVFFAYKAVPEIDAIVEEIVKSKKADYDFVAEDGFGHHFWAINCPETNKRLEELFATKVPYTYVADGHHRTAAAARIGAEFKSKNPNHNGTEEYNFFMAVHFPDHQLKIIDYNRVVKDLNGLTEEQLLAKLGEHFTVEDMGTEIYHPAKLHEFSMYLGGRWYKLTAKPGSYDDNDPIGVLDVTILSNHVLADILDIQDLRTSKRIDFVGGIRGLGELKRRVDNGEMKVAFALYPVSMEQLINIADTGNIMPPKTTWFEPKLRSGMVIHKI, translated from the coding sequence ATGGCAATAGTAAAACCATTCAAAGGATTACGTACACCATCTCAGGAAGTTTGTGAGGAACTGGCGTGTCTACCTTACGACGTGATGAATTCAGAGGAAGCTGCACAAATGGCTGCAGGAAAACCTCGTTCATTATTACATGTTACCAGAGCTGAGATTGACTGCCCTGCAGGAACCGATATCCACTCCGAGACTGTTTATAACAAGAGCGTGGAAAACTTCAACATGTTCCAGGAAAAGGGATGGTTGGTTCAAGATGAGGAAGCTAAATTTTATATCTACGCCCAGACGATGGACGGAAGAACTCAATATGGTATCGTAGGTTGTGCCGCTTGTGAGGATTACATGAACGGAATTATCAAGAAACACGAGTTAACTCGTCCGGATAAGGAAGAGGACCGTATGATCTTGACCCGTTATGTGAAAGCTAACTTGGAACCGGTATTCTTCGCTTACAAGGCTGTTCCGGAAATTGATGCTATCGTTGAGGAGATCGTGAAGAGCAAGAAAGCTGACTATGATTTCGTGGCAGAAGACGGATTCGGTCATCATTTCTGGGCAATCAACTGCCCGGAGACAAACAAACGTTTAGAGGAATTATTCGCGACGAAAGTTCCTTACACGTATGTTGCTGACGGACACCATAGAACTGCTGCTGCCGCTCGTATCGGTGCCGAGTTCAAATCAAAGAACCCGAACCACAATGGTACGGAAGAATATAACTTCTTCATGGCTGTTCATTTCCCGGATCATCAGTTGAAAATCATTGATTACAACCGCGTTGTAAAAGATTTGAACGGTTTGACCGAAGAGCAATTGTTGGCTAAATTGGGCGAACATTTCACGGTTGAAGATATGGGTACGGAGATTTATCATCCGGCTAAATTGCATGAATTCAGCATGTATTTGGGAGGAAGATGGTATAAATTGACGGCTAAACCGGGAAGTTACGATGATAATGACCCGATCGGGGTATTAGATGTAACGATCCTTTCTAATCATGTATTGGCTGATATTTTAGACATCCAAGATTTGCGTACTTCTAAACGGATTGATTTCGTGGGAGGTATCCGCGGATTGGGTGAGTTGAAACGTCGTGTTGATAATGGCGAGATGAAAGTGGCTTTCGCTTTGTATCCTGTTTCTATGGAGCAATTGATCAATATCGCCGATACCGGTAATATCATGCCTCCGAAGACAACTTGGTTTGAGCCTAAACTTCGTTCAGGAATGGTAATTCACAAGATCTAA
- a CDS encoding ABC transporter permease produces MNKILIIINREFTTRVRKKTFLVVTIFVPILFALFYAFLMWMLLRDDSQERIIAVINESTLETPLQKINNTSFTYVDQDVPEADYIDFLKKNDYYAITRIPVNVMSHAEIPVFSTSQVPMELKNEIASQLRQKIESVKRAEVIAKTQMPDLEAELDATKTPVLVRTLLVTDTGDTKESSSEITSVIGLIAGLIIYFFIFMYASQVMKGVIEEKTNRIIEVLVSSVKPFQFLLGKIIGVAAVGLVQFLIWIVLGGGIILISQAFFMPNIDLEALKNANDLNMFAQGTEINPEQLAIIQNLVKTIDPMFILKFVGAFLFYFIGGYLLYASLFAAIGAAVDNETDSQQFMTPLSIILVVALYIGIAAMKSPESPMVFWSSLIPFTSPVVMLVRIPFGVPAWEIITSMGLLVGSFLFFTWLSGKIYRVGILMYGKKVTWKELYKWLRYKA; encoded by the coding sequence ATGAACAAGATACTCATCATCATAAACCGGGAATTTACCACGAGAGTCCGTAAAAAGACCTTTCTTGTCGTTACCATTTTTGTCCCGATCCTGTTCGCCTTATTCTATGCCTTTCTTATGTGGATGTTATTGCGAGACGACAGTCAGGAGCGAATAATTGCCGTGATCAACGAATCGACATTGGAAACTCCACTTCAAAAAATCAATAACACAAGTTTCACGTATGTCGATCAAGACGTACCGGAAGCAGACTATATCGATTTTCTGAAGAAAAACGATTATTACGCCATTACCCGCATTCCGGTCAATGTCATGAGCCATGCCGAAATCCCGGTATTCTCAACTTCTCAAGTTCCCATGGAACTGAAAAACGAGATCGCATCACAATTACGCCAGAAAATAGAATCCGTCAAACGTGCTGAAGTCATCGCTAAAACACAGATGCCGGATTTGGAAGCCGAATTGGATGCGACCAAAACTCCCGTACTTGTGAGAACGCTACTTGTCACGGACACCGGAGATACCAAAGAAAGCTCGTCTGAAATCACGTCTGTCATCGGGCTGATTGCGGGATTAATCATCTATTTCTTTATTTTCATGTACGCCTCTCAAGTGATGAAAGGCGTTATCGAGGAAAAAACGAATCGCATCATAGAGGTGTTGGTTTCCTCGGTGAAACCTTTCCAGTTCTTGCTGGGAAAAATTATCGGGGTGGCAGCCGTGGGACTTGTACAATTTTTGATATGGATTGTTTTAGGAGGAGGTATCATCTTGATTTCTCAAGCTTTCTTTATGCCGAATATTGATTTGGAAGCCTTAAAGAATGCCAACGATCTGAATATGTTTGCTCAAGGTACGGAAATTAATCCGGAGCAACTAGCCATTATCCAAAATCTGGTAAAAACCATTGATCCCATGTTTATCCTGAAATTCGTGGGTGCCTTCTTATTCTATTTCATCGGAGGCTATTTATTATACGCATCATTGTTTGCAGCCATTGGAGCTGCCGTTGACAATGAAACGGACTCCCAGCAATTCATGACCCCGCTGTCAATCATTCTGGTTGTAGCCCTTTACATTGGTATCGCCGCAATGAAAAGTCCCGAATCTCCCATGGTTTTCTGGAGTTCACTGATCCCGTTCACCTCTCCGGTCGTCATGCTTGTGCGCATTCCTTTCGGGGTCCCTGCTTGGGAAATTATCACTTCAATGGGATTACTCGTCGGTTCCTTCCTTTTCTTCACTTGGTTATCCGGCAAAATTTACAGGGTCGGAATCCTGATGTACGGGAAGAAAGTCACCTGGAAAGAATTATATAAATGGCTTCGCTATAAAGCATAA
- a CDS encoding ABC transporter ATP-binding protein, producing MSFFKALNIVKTYANHKALDDVSINIPEGAIYGLLGPNGAGKTSLIRIINQITAPDSGEIFFRNEHLKPSDVNRIGYLPEERGLYKKMKVGEQAVYLARLKGISKHEAIIRLKMWFEKFEIEAWWDKKVEELSKGMAQKVQFITTVLHEPELLIFDEPFSGFDPINVELLKREILELRKKGTTIIFSTHNMGSVEEICSHIALINKSRKIIEGPINQIREKYASNTYQLSCRYNPEFSPEQTIGSEFEIVSQRVEGDRQDIILQQNTYCPANTLLSRVLPQTDIISYQKIIPSMNDIFIKLVKEQA from the coding sequence ATGAGTTTCTTCAAAGCTTTGAACATCGTCAAAACCTACGCCAACCACAAAGCATTGGATGATGTGTCAATCAATATCCCGGAGGGAGCCATCTATGGGCTACTAGGACCTAATGGAGCCGGAAAAACCTCCTTAATTCGAATTATCAATCAAATTACAGCCCCTGATTCGGGAGAAATATTTTTCAGAAACGAACACCTGAAACCATCCGATGTCAACCGGATAGGTTACCTTCCGGAAGAGCGGGGACTCTACAAAAAAATGAAAGTCGGAGAACAGGCTGTTTATCTGGCTCGCTTGAAAGGCATCAGTAAACACGAAGCGATCATCCGTCTCAAAATGTGGTTCGAGAAATTTGAAATTGAAGCCTGGTGGGATAAAAAAGTGGAAGAACTATCCAAAGGAATGGCCCAAAAAGTACAATTTATCACCACAGTACTTCATGAACCGGAATTACTGATTTTCGACGAACCTTTCAGCGGTTTCGACCCTATCAACGTTGAATTACTGAAACGGGAAATTCTCGAATTACGCAAAAAAGGAACGACCATAATCTTCTCTACCCACAATATGGGATCAGTAGAAGAAATTTGTAGTCATATCGCCTTAATCAACAAATCGCGCAAAATCATCGAAGGGCCAATCAACCAGATTCGTGAAAAGTATGCCAGCAATACATACCAGCTCAGTTGCCGCTACAACCCGGAATTCTCTCCCGAACAAACGATCGGTTCTGAATTCGAGATAGTATCTCAACGTGTCGAAGGTGACCGTCAAGATATTATTTTGCAACAAAACACCTATTGCCCGGCAAACACCCTTTTGTCAAGAGTCCTGCCTCAAACAGACATCATCTCTTACCAAAAGATCATTCCCAGCATGAATGACATTTTCATAAAACTCGTAAAAGAGCAAGCTTAA
- a CDS encoding biotin/lipoyl-containing protein — MSTPKYDSLEIDGLKYKTQFTEKFINRKKWEKPDPGAVITYIPGSIIDLYVKEGQEVKAGDLLCLLEAMKMHNKIQAPISGTVIKIHVNKGDKLPKDALMFEIK, encoded by the coding sequence ATGAGTACACCAAAATACGATTCATTAGAAATCGACGGCTTGAAATACAAAACCCAGTTTACCGAAAAATTCATTAATCGGAAAAAATGGGAAAAACCCGATCCGGGAGCCGTTATCACATACATACCGGGATCTATCATCGATTTGTACGTGAAAGAAGGTCAAGAAGTTAAAGCTGGAGATTTACTTTGCCTCCTGGAAGCCATGAAAATGCACAATAAAATTCAAGCTCCCATAAGCGGTACGGTCATTAAAATCCATGTCAACAAAGGAGACAAACTCCCTAAAGACGCTTTAATGTTTGAAATAAAATAA
- a CDS encoding acyl-CoA carboxylase subunit beta, whose product MSLKRNVLDLRKRKEIVLQGGGEEAIKKQAAMGKLTARERIEAILDKDSFHEYDMFVEHQSKDFDMDKKVLHGDGVIIGTGTIYGEPVCIYAQDFTVAGGSLGLMHARKITKIMDHALKMRVPLIGINDSGGARIQEGVDSLAGYGEIFFRNTQASGVIPQLSVILGPCAGGAVYSPALTDFVFVVDNISKMFITGPEVVKTVLGEVVTMEELGGARVHSEISGNAHFFAHSEYECFEQIKKLLTFIPWSNEAKAKPFPSKPPRPEYKIEKIIPSDPTQPYDVRDVIRAVADDSDFLEVQQEFAKNIVVGFGRIDGETIGFVANQPSVLAGVLDCDSSDKAGRFIRFCDAFNIPIVTFEDMPGYLPGVEQEHMGVIRHGAKVLYAYSEATVPKITVILRKAYGGGYIAMNSRHLKADFMFAWPTAEIAVMGPEGAANIIFKKEIMAAENPDEMRKIKVAEYREKFANPYVAASKGYIDSVIEPEETRKILKHSIEVSSNKSVLTPAKKHGIPPF is encoded by the coding sequence ATGTCACTTAAAAGAAATGTTCTTGATTTAAGAAAGAGAAAAGAAATTGTTCTTCAAGGTGGTGGCGAAGAGGCGATTAAGAAGCAAGCTGCAATGGGAAAATTGACAGCCCGGGAGCGTATTGAAGCAATTTTGGACAAAGACTCTTTCCATGAGTACGACATGTTCGTTGAGCATCAGTCTAAAGATTTTGATATGGATAAGAAAGTTCTTCATGGTGACGGTGTCATTATTGGTACCGGAACAATTTATGGAGAACCAGTATGCATTTACGCACAAGATTTCACGGTTGCCGGAGGTTCACTAGGCTTGATGCATGCTCGCAAAATCACCAAAATCATGGATCATGCTTTAAAAATGCGTGTACCCTTAATCGGGATTAACGATTCGGGTGGTGCTCGTATTCAAGAAGGAGTAGACTCACTAGCCGGATATGGAGAAATTTTCTTCCGTAACACCCAAGCTTCCGGAGTAATCCCTCAATTATCCGTAATCCTCGGTCCTTGTGCCGGAGGAGCCGTGTACTCTCCCGCCTTGACAGACTTTGTGTTTGTGGTGGACAACATCTCTAAAATGTTCATTACCGGACCGGAAGTTGTAAAAACAGTATTGGGAGAAGTCGTGACCATGGAAGAACTCGGTGGAGCAAGAGTACACAGTGAAATCAGCGGTAACGCCCATTTCTTCGCTCATTCAGAGTATGAATGTTTTGAACAGATAAAAAAATTGTTGACCTTCATTCCCTGGAGTAACGAAGCAAAAGCCAAACCGTTCCCTTCCAAACCTCCAAGACCGGAATACAAAATCGAAAAGATTATTCCTTCCGATCCGACCCAACCTTACGATGTACGTGACGTCATTCGCGCCGTTGCCGATGACTCTGATTTCCTCGAAGTTCAACAAGAATTCGCAAAGAACATCGTTGTCGGATTTGGACGAATTGATGGAGAAACCATCGGATTCGTGGCCAATCAGCCATCGGTTCTTGCCGGAGTATTGGATTGCGACTCTTCAGACAAAGCCGGACGTTTCATTCGTTTCTGTGATGCCTTCAATATCCCAATCGTAACTTTCGAGGATATGCCGGGATATTTACCGGGTGTTGAACAAGAACACATGGGAGTTATCCGTCACGGGGCAAAAGTGCTTTACGCGTATAGCGAAGCTACAGTACCCAAGATTACCGTAATCCTTAGAAAAGCATACGGTGGAGGTTATATCGCCATGAACTCCCGTCATTTGAAAGCCGATTTCATGTTCGCATGGCCAACCGCAGAAATTGCGGTCATGGGACCGGAAGGAGCTGCCAACATCATCTTCAAAAAAGAGATCATGGCTGCCGAAAACCCGGATGAAATGCGTAAAATCAAAGTTGCCGAGTATCGTGAGAAATTCGCTAACCCTTACGTAGCCGCTTCTAAAGGTTATATCGATTCAGTGATCGAACCCGAGGAAACCCGGAAAATTTTGAAACACTCTATCGAGGTATCCAGCAACAAGTCGGTATTAACCCCGGCTAAAAAACATGGAATTCCTCCATTTTAA